The Pirellulales bacterium genome has a segment encoding these proteins:
- a CDS encoding DUF4339 domain-containing protein: MGIKFECVHCGHVLHVKDYLAGKRGVCPHCQGRIEIPNTPGGPAQADDGTAIAVEVPVLVDNAPSVATALVQSSSTAGAATANIATSVRTPPPGEARSVSYDPIAEGPHLQWYVLPSGSITKYGPAPGDMMRAWINEGRISADSMIWREGWQQWRSAVSVFPQLSSLAIPGSTAVPAPNTAPQAMSTSNAVAEIPAVVLTVDDSMPAPVAQRGAARRPGARRVRDQRNLVVVLLGTLIALLLPVLIYVLMHQ; the protein is encoded by the coding sequence ATGGGCATTAAATTCGAATGTGTCCATTGCGGCCACGTGCTGCACGTGAAGGACTACCTCGCTGGCAAGCGCGGGGTTTGTCCGCATTGCCAGGGAAGAATCGAGATTCCCAACACGCCCGGTGGTCCTGCGCAAGCGGACGACGGGACTGCCATTGCGGTGGAAGTGCCCGTCCTCGTCGACAATGCGCCGTCCGTTGCGACTGCGCTTGTGCAATCTAGCTCGACCGCTGGCGCGGCAACAGCGAACATTGCCACGTCGGTGCGGACGCCGCCGCCTGGCGAGGCGCGGTCCGTGTCGTATGATCCGATCGCCGAGGGACCGCACTTACAATGGTATGTTCTGCCCTCCGGATCAATCACCAAGTACGGACCGGCTCCGGGTGACATGATGCGTGCCTGGATTAACGAGGGGCGTATCTCGGCCGACTCGATGATATGGCGCGAGGGCTGGCAGCAATGGCGATCGGCGGTCAGTGTTTTCCCCCAACTGTCATCACTAGCCATCCCAGGCTCCACGGCTGTCCCAGCACCAAATACCGCGCCCCAAGCGATGTCAACATCGAATGCCGTGGCCGAGATACCGGCAGTGGTTTTGACCGTCGATGATTCCATGCCGGCGCCGGTCGCGCAACGAGGCGCCGCCCGTCGTCCCGGCGCGCGTCGTGTTCGAGATCAACGGAATTTGGTCGTCGTTTTGCTCGGCACATTGATCGCGCTGCTGCTGCCCGTGCTGATTTAT
- the mtaB gene encoding tRNA (N(6)-L-threonylcarbamoyladenosine(37)-C(2))-methylthiotransferase MtaB, which produces MPTLRTATLGCKVNQYETQFVREGLQAIGYREAVGDESADLCIVNTCTVTAEGDAKSRQVIRQLARRNPGTRIVVMGCYATRAADEVAALPSVVEVVTDKRELPDLLGRFGVVDIPTGIEGLDGRQRAYVKVQDGCLLNCTFCIIPKVRPTLVSRPPEQIVAEIGRLLARGYREIVLTGIHLGHYGIEWNRGRPKIEWVRLSHLLNRIAQLPGEFRIRLSSIEATEVTRELIQVMADYPRKVCPHLHISMQSGSDSVLRRMRRRWGAKRFVDRCRLVYESLEQPALTTDIIVGFPGETDEEFSDTCRVAEEVGFSKIHVFPFSPRRTTLAAVMIDQVPPHVKNERVARLTTLAEQLRDDYYQSLRGRTLQVLVEPRAARRPEFLLGTSCRYAPVEVPAEGARIREFVTITAGDVADGCIQALVEDVPHRARALA; this is translated from the coding sequence AGGGGTTGCAGGCGATCGGATATCGCGAGGCAGTCGGGGACGAGTCTGCCGACCTGTGCATCGTAAACACTTGCACCGTAACGGCCGAGGGAGACGCCAAAAGCCGTCAGGTGATTCGCCAGCTTGCTCGCCGCAACCCCGGCACGCGCATCGTGGTGATGGGCTGCTATGCCACGCGCGCCGCGGACGAGGTGGCCGCGCTCCCCTCGGTCGTCGAAGTCGTCACGGACAAACGCGAGTTGCCGGACTTGTTGGGCCGATTTGGCGTCGTGGACATACCGACTGGAATCGAAGGGCTTGATGGTCGACAGCGGGCTTATGTCAAAGTGCAAGATGGTTGCCTGTTGAATTGCACGTTTTGCATCATCCCCAAGGTCCGGCCCACGCTGGTTAGCCGACCTCCCGAACAGATCGTGGCCGAAATCGGCAGGCTGCTAGCCCGTGGTTATCGAGAGATCGTGTTGACCGGCATCCATCTCGGTCATTACGGCATCGAATGGAATCGCGGCCGTCCGAAGATCGAGTGGGTACGCTTGTCTCATTTGTTGAATCGTATCGCGCAGCTGCCTGGCGAGTTTCGCATACGGCTTTCCAGCATCGAGGCCACGGAAGTGACGCGCGAATTGATTCAGGTAATGGCGGACTACCCACGGAAAGTCTGCCCTCATTTGCACATTTCGATGCAAAGCGGTTCCGATAGCGTGCTTAGACGGATGCGGCGTCGATGGGGGGCAAAGCGTTTTGTCGATCGTTGCCGGTTGGTTTACGAATCGCTCGAGCAGCCGGCTCTCACGACCGACATCATCGTGGGATTTCCTGGCGAAACGGACGAAGAGTTTTCCGACACCTGTCGAGTTGCTGAGGAAGTCGGCTTCTCGAAGATTCACGTGTTTCCTTTCAGCCCACGGCGGACAACGCTGGCGGCTGTGATGATCGATCAGGTGCCACCTCATGTCAAAAACGAGAGAGTGGCGCGACTTACCACGCTCGCCGAGCAACTGCGCGACGATTATTACCAGAGTTTACGCGGAAGAACGTTGCAGGTCCTCGTGGAGCCGCGCGCGGCGCGACGACCTGAATTTCTGTTGGGCACATCTTGTCGCTACGCGCCGGTAGAAGTGCCGGCCGAGGGTGCCCGCATTCGCGAGTTCGTCACAATCACGGCAGGAGATGTGGCCGACGGCTGTATTCAGGCGCTGGTCGAGGACGTACCGCACCGCGCTCGCGCATTGGCCTAG